A genome region from Thermogemmatispora onikobensis includes the following:
- the hepT gene encoding type VII toxin-antitoxin system HepT family RNase toxin: MNLFEKQAQLHQFFAQNPVNAAYLTGILKGRTTFGELSDIDIAILLMDQVRAEQFLDYQLYFFSELARRLETENIDVMILNQASLLLKLQVIKYGQVLYSRDEKRRIMFETKAVMDYLDFKRFDELQNQALSRRLQQQLLPIDKDLVQRHLQQLSEAIGILHGLGETQREEFTSDYRIYGLAERYLQLAIEACLQICSILVASFGLRRPEDYHELLSIVAAQQLIPKTLAYRLEVLTNLRDALIRDPGTLNRDLLYDHIRQRLEDLESFAETIKGRLEP; the protein is encoded by the coding sequence ATGAATCTCTTTGAGAAGCAGGCACAGCTTCACCAATTCTTCGCCCAGAATCCCGTCAATGCCGCGTATCTGACAGGTATACTGAAGGGGCGCACGACCTTCGGCGAACTGAGCGATATCGATATTGCTATTCTCCTGATGGACCAGGTGCGCGCTGAGCAGTTCCTCGACTATCAGCTTTACTTTTTCAGCGAGCTGGCCAGACGCCTGGAGACCGAGAATATTGATGTCATGATTCTGAATCAGGCGTCGCTGCTGCTTAAGCTGCAAGTGATCAAGTATGGCCAGGTTCTCTACAGCCGCGATGAGAAGCGGCGTATCATGTTTGAGACCAAGGCCGTCATGGACTATCTGGACTTCAAGCGCTTCGACGAGCTTCAAAACCAGGCCCTGAGCCGCCGCCTGCAGCAGCAACTGCTCCCAATAGACAAGGATCTGGTGCAGCGTCACCTGCAGCAGCTAAGCGAGGCTATTGGTATTCTGCACGGCCTGGGGGAGACGCAGCGCGAGGAGTTCACCAGCGATTACCGCATCTACGGCCTGGCAGAGCGCTATCTCCAACTTGCCATTGAAGCCTGCCTGCAGATCTGCAGCATCCTGGTCGCTTCTTTCGGCCTGCGCCGACCCGAGGATTACCATGAACTGCTGAGCATCGTGGCAGCTCAGCAATTGATCCCCAAGACGCTCGCCTACCGCCTGGAGGTTCTGACGAACTTGCGCGATGCCCTTATCCGCGATCCCGGCACGCTGAACCGCGATCTGCTCTATGACCATATCCGGCAGCGCCTGGAGGACCTGGAGAGCTTCGCCGAAACAATTAAAGGTCGCCTGGAGCCATGA
- a CDS encoding tetratricopeptide repeat protein, whose product MEDIPQREEAAESATAAQNGVADARRREEQEWTDRGNEAARAGDYEQAVAAFERAVVANPDSARSRYNLALAQQYLGDRELAIAGYRRAIDLDPGLIEAYINLGHLYSELGLYEEAIETFQQGLEIDPENDELYVCLGDAYRLQNLYQDAVQAYRQALILNPDHPMASTNLRDVRERINDQLRRLMAQEAEIDENPADPARYAELASISLDMRRYDEALSVANQMLALAPDDRAAYDVLAQVYEQMGERDQAAQTYERIVSLAPEDANAWERLAYWRSLQEQTEVSLQAYRRALELDPLLQSARFGLAETCMEAERYEEAVSAYQELIAAADGLQEEELAAAYAGLADAYNALGRHEEAIAAANQLLQRFEDDAEGYYQLATAYDALGRYQEAIENYENAIESDPLNADYYNALAEAYREVKRYNEAVEMARQAIALDPSLVLAYETLARIYQEMGRPDEAREILAQASELRQASEAL is encoded by the coding sequence ATGGAAGACATTCCGCAAAGAGAAGAGGCTGCTGAGTCGGCGACCGCTGCTCAGAATGGCGTGGCTGATGCTCGCCGCCGTGAGGAGCAGGAGTGGACCGATCGCGGCAACGAGGCGGCACGCGCTGGCGACTATGAGCAGGCGGTGGCCGCCTTTGAGCGCGCGGTGGTTGCCAATCCCGACAGTGCCCGCTCGCGTTACAATCTCGCTTTAGCTCAGCAATATCTGGGCGATCGAGAGCTGGCCATCGCCGGCTATCGACGCGCCATCGATCTTGATCCTGGTCTGATCGAGGCTTATATTAACCTGGGCCATCTCTATAGCGAGCTCGGTCTCTATGAGGAGGCTATCGAAACCTTCCAGCAGGGGCTGGAGATCGATCCTGAGAACGACGAGCTGTACGTCTGCCTGGGCGATGCCTATCGTCTCCAAAACCTCTATCAGGATGCGGTCCAGGCCTATCGGCAGGCGCTCATCCTCAATCCCGATCATCCGATGGCCTCCACGAACCTACGCGATGTGCGTGAGCGCATCAATGATCAGCTGCGCCGACTTATGGCTCAGGAGGCCGAGATCGATGAGAACCCTGCTGATCCCGCGCGCTACGCCGAGCTGGCTTCCATCTCCCTCGACATGCGGCGCTACGATGAGGCTCTCTCGGTCGCTAACCAGATGTTGGCCCTGGCCCCTGATGATCGGGCTGCGTATGATGTGCTGGCCCAGGTCTATGAACAGATGGGCGAGCGTGATCAAGCGGCCCAGACCTATGAACGTATTGTGAGCCTGGCCCCAGAGGATGCCAATGCCTGGGAACGCCTCGCGTACTGGCGCTCCCTGCAAGAACAGACCGAGGTCTCGCTGCAGGCCTATCGTCGGGCCCTGGAGCTTGATCCCCTTCTTCAGAGCGCCCGCTTTGGCCTGGCGGAGACCTGTATGGAAGCTGAGCGCTATGAGGAGGCTGTCAGCGCCTATCAGGAGCTGATCGCTGCTGCCGATGGGCTTCAGGAAGAAGAGCTGGCTGCGGCCTATGCCGGCCTGGCCGATGCCTACAACGCTCTAGGCCGCCATGAGGAAGCCATCGCGGCTGCCAACCAGCTTCTCCAGCGTTTCGAAGACGATGCAGAGGGGTACTATCAGCTTGCTACCGCCTACGACGCCCTCGGACGCTATCAGGAGGCCATCGAAAACTACGAGAACGCCATCGAGTCCGATCCGCTCAATGCCGACTATTATAACGCCCTCGCTGAGGCTTATCGCGAGGTCAAACGCTACAACGAGGCGGTTGAGATGGCCCGACAGGCTATAGCGCTGGACCCCTCGCTGGTGCTGGCCTATGAGACCCTGGCTCGGATTTACCAGGAGATGGGGCGACCCGACGAGGCGCGCGAGATCCTTGCTCAAGCGAGCGAGCTGCGCCAGGCCAGTGAGGCCCTCTAG
- a CDS encoding GntR family transcriptional regulator encodes MPMLERSNPLPLYYQLKEVLKQQIRAGHLAPHTAIPSEPELVARYRVSRATVRQALTELVHEGLLYRQHGKGTFVCEPRVQQTLSELTSLSEDIRRRGKQPGGLLLVSELVRGSETVRERLRLLDEEQAIRLVRVRTADEVPIAYEVDYLPYPRATGIYQRAKELGEGSLYSMMASEGLTPYIAEQNVKAALPSAREAELLRIPPDEPGLRVTCTTFDQTGSPIAYSEVFYPGSRYEYMVTLRVAKS; translated from the coding sequence ATGCCAATGTTGGAACGTTCGAATCCGCTGCCGCTCTATTACCAGCTGAAAGAGGTGCTCAAGCAGCAGATCCGCGCTGGGCATCTCGCCCCACATACGGCGATTCCATCCGAGCCGGAGCTGGTGGCACGCTACCGCGTCAGCCGCGCAACGGTGCGGCAGGCCCTGACCGAACTCGTCCATGAGGGCCTGTTGTATCGTCAACATGGCAAAGGGACTTTTGTCTGTGAGCCGCGCGTGCAGCAGACGCTCAGCGAGCTGACCAGCCTGAGCGAGGATATCCGCCGCCGTGGCAAGCAGCCGGGTGGGTTGCTGCTCGTCAGCGAGCTGGTGCGCGGTTCTGAAACGGTGCGCGAGCGCCTGCGCCTGCTCGATGAGGAGCAGGCGATTCGTCTGGTGCGTGTACGGACTGCCGATGAGGTGCCCATCGCTTATGAGGTCGATTATCTGCCATATCCGCGGGCGACAGGCATCTATCAGCGGGCCAAAGAACTGGGTGAAGGCTCACTCTATAGTATGATGGCCTCGGAGGGCCTGACCCCCTATATTGCCGAGCAGAATGTGAAGGCGGCCTTGCCCTCGGCGCGCGAGGCTGAGCTTCTTCGCATTCCCCCGGACGAACCCGGTTTGCGCGTCACTTGCACAACTTTCGATCAAACTGGCTCACCTATCGCCTATAGCGAAGTCTTCTATCCCGGATCGCGCTATGAATATATGGTCACATTGCGTGTCGCCAAGTCCTGA